GCGCGACCCAATTTTCCTGCACCCGATACACGCTGGCGTCATCCCACCAGCGGGCGCGGGCCAGCGCGCGGATATTGCCGACGTGCTGCGGTGCCAGCGCAGCGGCCAGCCGGATCACGACCTGCCTGCCGTTGCCGAGCGTCACCACCAGCAGCTCATCGTCGGGGATCGCGCGCCAATCGGCCTCGATCGGGTCGCTCGGCGCAGCGGGGGGAGCGGTCTGCGCGAGGAGCGCGGCGGCGAAGAACATCACGGTCAGCATAGCAGCGCCAAGCTGGCCGATCCGGCCGACATGCGCAATCACTTGCGGTGCGCCCAAGGACAGGCTAGGCGCGCCACTTCCAGGACATGCGGAGCGGTGGCCGAGTGGTCGAAGGCGCTCGCCTGGAAAGTGAGTATACGCCAAAAGCGTATCGAGGGTTCGAATCCCTCCCGCTCCGCCACTTTTCAGTGATAAGCCGTTGCGATAAATCGAATGTCGGTCAGCAGACAAAGCGGTCACCACAACCCTGCCACTGGCTGTCGAGCATCGACGTGGGTTGTGTGAGACGTGCGTGCGGCACGCATGGATCACCGGATGCATAGGCTTGACGTCGATTATCAGCGATCACGGTGCGCGCGGCGGTAGGTTCATCTAACCTGGAGGAGTGGCCAATTCGGGTCCTGTTCCAAGCCTGCTGCGTCCCGCCCCGATTTCTGCAAGGCCCCGCACTGCCGTGAAGGGAGCGCAACACTTACGCGTTCCCCCGCGGCGACGGTCTCGCCCGGGCTGCGCATGAGCATGTCATGGCCCAAGTCGGGGTGGGCGCTTGGGGAATAGGGGCAATCACTGCCGTATCAGGCACAGTCCCTGCGCCTTAGCCGAACGCGGGGTACGGCGGCCGCCGCGAGGCAGACCGCCGCACCGGCGCCGACGCCGCGCCGGCTGACGTTGTCGGCCCCGCTTATGCCTTGGCGCTGCCCGGCTCAGCCATCTTGCGATGCTGTTCGGCGAGGATCGATCCGGGAATGACGTTGGCCAGCACCCCCTGTACCTTTGTCATGAAGCCCGAGAACACCGACGCCTTGCCGCTCATCAGCGCGTCCCAGCCGTCCTTGGCCACATCGGCCGGGTCGCGCTTGTTGGGATCGGTGCCGACCGAGGTGTCATTCATATCAGCGCGGTCGAAGAATTCGGTATCTACCGGGCCGGGCATCAGCGTCGTCAGCGTGACGCCGTCCGCCTCCTTGATCTCGTTACGCAGCGCTTCGGTGAAGCTGTCGATGAACGCCTTCGATCCGTTGTATACGGCTTGGAACGCGCCGGGGATGTACCCTGCGACCGAACCCGTAACGA
The sequence above is a segment of the Sphingomonas insulae genome. Coding sequences within it:
- a CDS encoding SDR family NAD(P)-dependent oxidoreductase, whose amino-acid sequence is MADKFAIITGASTGIGFELATLAAKDGYDILVVANEALIQSAAADFKQFGTDVTAVEADLSTIEGVDTLLAATNGRKVDVLCANAGHGLGHGFLDQAVDDWRNVIDTNITGTLYLLQKVMPAMVARNDGKVLVTGSVAGYIPGAFQAVYNGSKAFIDSFTEALRNEIKEADGVTLTTLMPGPVDTEFFDRADMNDTSVGTDPNKRDPADVAKDGWDALMSGKASVFSGFMTKVQGVLANVIPGSILAEQHRKMAEPGSAKA